The genomic region GACTGGGTTTTCCTGATAGATTCGCACTTGGTGCTGCTATAGGAACTCCAGACATTTCAATTAATTTATTTGCAATAGGATGAGCTGGTATTCTTACTGCAACAGTAGGCCGATTCGCAGAAACTATATCAGGAACATTATTTTTTTTATTTAACACAAAGGTTATAGGACCCGGGACAAATATTTTTATTTTTTCCAGCATTTCGTTTGAAATATATGCAAATTCACGTATTTTTTCCAGTTTATCTATATGTAAAATTAGAGGATTGTCCGATGGTCTTCCCTTAGCTTTATATATTTTTTTCACTGCATTTTCATTCAATCCATTAGCACCTAAACCATATACAGTTTCTGTAGGGAATACAACTAAATGGCCTTTTTTTATTTCTTCAGATGCTATTCTTAATTTTGATTCATCGATATTTAATGGATCTAACTTTATTATTTCAGTTTTCATTTTTTCTCCTTTTATTTCTTTTTTTGCCTCCTCTAAGAAAGCAACTGCCTCTCTTAAATGAGGTATAACTATAGATCCTCCAACAATCAATGCAATATCAAAAACTTCATAAAACTCTTTATCTGTAACCCCTTCTTCTAAACATCTTTTAATATGATACGCTATACATCCTTCGCATCTTAATACCATAGAAGCAACAAGCCCCATCATTTCTTTATACTTTGTAGGTATTTCACCATCTTTATACACTGAACCATCTAAATTAAAAAATCTTTTAGTATTTAAAGTTCCATTTTTTAATATTTTCTCATTCATTTTTTCTCTAAAATCATTAAATTCTTTTAAATTCATACTCTACCTCCTTAAAATTTTTTCAAACATATATTTTATAATTTAATATACATCTATAATCTATCTCACATTTGTTTTTGAATAATTATAATAATGTAAATTTTTAATTTCTCAACAAAAAGATAGATGTAATAAAAATACTTGTATATTTTTAGTTATCATTATAGCTTTGGCTATAGGAATTTATTTTTATGATATAATAAATATGAATCTGAAATTAGGAGGTATTTTGATGACACACAAAAAAGTTTTCATCTGGGATCTTTTATTTATCATATATTTAATAGTATTAACATATTTTGCTACCACACCAAAGCCACCATTTAATTATTCAAAGTTCTATGGTGAAGATAAAATATGGCATTTTTTAGCTTATGCGGGAGGTATGTTTTTATTCTTAAAAAGTTATTTTAATAGAAAATTCTTTCTATATTTTTTTGGAGCTATAATTTTTATTCTTCCTATAGGAAGTGAATATATTCAAGCATTATCTCCATATAGATATTTTTCTATGTATGATGCTTTAGCAAGTTATGCAGGCATTTTAGCTGTAATAATAACTTTGATAATTTATAAAAAATTTTTAATAAAGAACAAAACATAATTAAAAGGATTTCCAGCTGGAAATCCTTTTAATTTTTATTATTATCTTCAATTATTTCTTGCTTTACATTTATATATTCTACTCCACCTTCTTCAATTTGCATTTGATTTTCATCTTCACCTTTTTCCCACTTATCAAATTTTTTCATAACTAAATCATATGTTTTTTCACTAACTTCTGGTAATTTACCTCCTAAAATCCCTTTCACATCTTCAAATCCTTTTTTAACTGCATTTCTTAATAATTCAATTTTTGATTTATCATTACCAGAAATAGATTTAGCAAATTCTAATATTCTATCTGATACTGCTTCAGGACTCCACTTACCATTTTTTAATTCTTCTTTCATTTCTAATTTCTCATCTGGTGTAATTCCTAATTGTTTTTTTATTTTATCTTCTACCCACGCTTTAAATTCATCAAACATTTTTTGTGAATCACTTTGTAATTCTTTCCAACGATTAGAATTAATCTTAAGTTTCTTATTAACCAAACTTGAATAAGTAGCTTTCATATATTCTATCTCGGTTTTAACATAAACATCTCCTTTAAATTTTTTGTCTATAACTTTTCCATTGGCTTTTTCAAAATTTTCTTTTTTATCAATTTTTTTTACTTCTGAATACTTAAAATACTCAAAACCATTATTATCGATTCTCATTTTATCACCTCCATTTAACTTATCGACTATTTTTAATATTA from Marinitoga aeolica harbors:
- a CDS encoding L-threonylcarbamoyladenylate synthase, producing MNLKEFNDFREKMNEKILKNGTLNTKRFFNLDGSVYKDGEIPTKYKEMMGLVASMVLRCEGCIAYHIKRCLEEGVTDKEFYEVFDIALIVGGSIVIPHLREAVAFLEEAKKEIKGEKMKTEIIKLDPLNIDESKLRIASEEIKKGHLVVFPTETVYGLGANGLNENAVKKIYKAKGRPSDNPLILHIDKLEKIREFAYISNEMLEKIKIFVPGPITFVLNKKNNVPDIVSANRPTVAVRIPAHPIANKLIEMSGVPIAAPSANLSGKPSPTIAEHVIEDMLGRVDIIIDGGDVNFGLESTVIDLTEKIPTLLRPGPITPEKLIEVFGKINIPDFIYGKGKVDIAKAPGMKYRHYAPDKKTILVEFSEKRIQKIKENIKQFKKPLLVLFEEDKKYFNEYDIIISGNKNDYYRIAVNLFSILRNADKTNNDVIIIEGVEDKGLGISIMNRLRKAASEIWGE
- a CDS encoding VanZ family protein, which produces MTHKKVFIWDLLFIIYLIVLTYFATTPKPPFNYSKFYGEDKIWHFLAYAGGMFLFLKSYFNRKFFLYFFGAIIFILPIGSEYIQALSPYRYFSMYDALASYAGILAVIITLIIYKKFLIKNKT